gccGCACCGAACCCCATGGGGTGGCTGCGCCCCTGCCCAGCGTCCACAGGGAAAGAGGGCAAAGCGGGGAGGAGCACCGGCCCCATTCACCCCCCCATCAGCACGTGCATTTTGGGGTTCCCTCATCCCAAATCCTGAGCAGGCAAGATCTTTGCGACCACGTAAACTTAATTTTCAAAGCACGCCAGCTGTGCTGGGGCCGTGCTCAGGAGCTGACCCCCCCGCCGATGCCCAGACCCCCGAGGGAGCTGGTGGTGGGAGGTGCGGGTGGCCCCAGCCCCTCTCCGTGCCGTGGTCCTCAACGTGCCGCCTTTGGGTACTCGCCGCTCCCTTCGACTCGGGTTTTGTCTTCCCCCCCTGGCCCCCTTTAATTAGATCaaggagcagcagggcaggagccaggaAGGGGCCTCAATAGGTTATTGTTGCCCTAAATTGTAACCAGCACCGGTGGGGTTGGGTTACCGGCTCCGACTCGGGGTCAGCGACCAGACCCCGCTGCCGCACGCCCGGCGGCCGGCGCAGCACTGCCCGGGGATGGTGCCGTCAGCACGCCGGGGCCGGCGAGAACAGCGGCTCCCTTGTGTCGCCGCATCTTTCGCTGTCCCAAAAATGTCCCCAGGGAGGCAGGGGGTGCCCACTTGCTGAGTGGGGGAGCGGGCAGCCTCCTGCCCACAGCACGGCCAGCTCAGGGCTGCGACTGAGTCAGTCAGGCCGAGGTGACAGGGGCTGCAAAGGTCCCGGGGAGCCGTGTCCCCATGGCATGTGTCCATGCTGGGCAGATCCCCATGGGGCAGGATGGTGGTGGGGGCTGACAGAGGGGGATGGCTGGATCCCCACCGCCCTTCACAGTGCAAAGTCAGCCAGAGCTGGGGGGTGCCGGAGCCAGGCCCTCCCGCAGCGGGGAGCCGGCATGGCGGGATGGTTGCGGAGGGGTTGGGGACTGTTTGGCTCCTCCAGCGCTGGAGCGGGGTGTGGAGGGGCCTGGGCAGCTCcctggggatgctcagccccagccctgcctgcagctgagcCAGCTCGTGGGGGCCAGGCTCGCAGCCCTGGCATCCCCCGGCTCCAGCCCCCACCAAGGCACATGGCCCACCGAGGCACGTGTCCCCACCATCACCCACCCTGCCACCGCTCCCTGTCACCAGCTGTAACGGGCCCCTGATGGCCGATGCTGCTCCCATCCCGCCTGGCCCCGACACCCTGTGTGCTGCTTTTTCCTGGGCTTTAGCAGCCCTTTTGGGTCGTGCTGGGCGTTTTGGGGGGGTCTCTGACAGCACCCACCCCAGTGGTCAGGTCTCAGTGGCAGAGCTCTGAGCAGGACAagtccatccctgtccccattgCCATCCCCCTGCAGACCCCTGCCCTCGCCCCCTCCTCCCACGggtgcctgggctggcagcacggTGCCATCAGCGGGGAAGGGGCTTTTCCTGCTGCTCCCGCTTGGCTGCCAACCTCAGACACGAGGAGAGGGAAGAGGCCACCCCATCAGGTGCCACCCCAGAGGGACCCATCCCTGTGGAGCGAGATGCTCCTGCATGGCCGCACGAAGGGGTTAACGCCTGGCCCGGTAATTACACCGTGTAAAAATAGCCCTGTGCTGTGTGCGGGGCAGCTCGGGCGGGAAGACAGCGAGCGGCGGCCGAAATCGCTCCCAGATGAGCCACGGCCTCGGCCCTCCATGGCCGACTGGTGCTCCCCGGCCCCAGCCTGCCCGACTTTCCAGGAAGCCAGTGGGATTTCTGCCTCCCCACGAGCTCTTGCTGGCAGCCAACGCTTTGCGGCAGCGTGGGGGGCTGTGGGACGGGCACACGCCTGCCCTCGTCCcaggggagcagggatggggacccccagcaccctgtgccAAGGCAGAATGTCccctggggctctgctctggccGTGGGGACCTGGGGGACCCGGGGGACCGGGCTTTGGTTTCCACAGGGCCATGCCCGGGGCCAGGGGTGTTACTCCAGAGGCCTCCAGGCTCGACAGGGTGCTGGCAGGATGCTGCCTGcgccaggcagggctgggccagAGTGGGGGCAGCGGGACTTGCCCCGGCGAAGCCGGCAGCTCCTCCCGTTGTGGCTCCCCACTGAGCCCCCCATCCTGCCGGTGGCTTCTGGCTGGGCTCTTGGTTACCGGCCCTGCTGGATCACATAgagagtgggatttttttttgggtttatttcagGGGGTTTTGCAATCCTTCCCCAGCGCTGATTCAGCTCGAAGGAATTAGCAGCGCCGCACGATGTGCCGCTCGGAGCTGCTCCTGGCGCGCGCCGGAGCTGGCAGCGGCCGGGGGGACTTTTGCGCTCGGGGTCAGGAAGCCGTGGGGgctcaggggctgcaggggcacattTTGGGCGCTGCCGAGTTCCCGCAGAGCCACCTGAGTGCAGATGTGGGTGTcaagggtgggggggggtcccaggcccACAGGGTGCCAAGCCCTGCCCTGGCCACCACCGAGGCCgagccctgctgcccccctcaTGCTGTTCTGGCCCCTTCCCTGTgcggccccagcccggcccccTTCCCCACACCGCCCGGCTCTGCTGAGCCACCCCAAAAACCTCAGCTGGGGGCTGCCCGACTGCTCTGCACCTGCCACAGCTGAACCCCCACTTTGCTCCTGCGGTGCCAGGGCAGCCAGTGTGACATCCTCAAAGCAGATGCGGTCGCTTTGGAGCTGCTGAAGTCCCCCAGGAGCGATGGGACCTGCCAAGGGGTcgtgggggtccccagcccctgcctggcatGTGGGGGTCCCCAGCAAACCTCCAGCTAATTGCAAGTGGGGGAAGGATCTTTGTTAGGGGAAGGGCATGTTGTGAAGCCAAGCAGCAGGAGGGAAAGCAAGGGGCCAGGAGGGAAGGGGCTCGAGGGCCCCTGCAAGGTCCCTGCTGTCGGTCCCTGGCAGCCCGGTGCCGGTGAGGGGACACGCAGGGGCCGACCCCGCGCCCGGCCAGGCTCAGGGGTTGCGACAACGGCCGGCCAGCGGCACCCGGCGCGAGGCCGCAGCTCCGCCGGGgacttttcttctctcctcctcgtGGGGCTGGAAAATATACAAAGCTCGCAGTGAAAATATTTACACAGCAGCAATTTTCAGAGGAATTTGGGATGTTAATTTGAAAAATCTGTGGGGAGAGGACCACAATGGGCCCTTTGAGCGGGCGAGCGTGGCCATCGCACCGACCCGCCTGCGCCGGCGAGGGGCCCCTCCTGCTGCTGCGCCGGCCCTAATGGGAGCCAGCCCTGCCGGAAGCCCACCTGGGAGCCAGGGGGGCCGCGCCAgacggcccccgccgccgccccgcacccCTAATTGCATCCAGAGCCGCTCCCTCCCGCTGTCGGCCCCCGGCGAGCGGGACCAgggcgggtggggggggcagagccGTGCCCCCTGAAGAGCCACCGGCCCTGacgcggcacggcacggcacggcggtGACCCTCGGCTCCGCTGGCGGCAGCCACGGCACTTCAGCCGGCTTTTGCTCATTCTCTCCAAATCAAACATACCTCGGCAGGCAGGGCCCCAACCTGGAAAATTCCAGCCCGAAAGATAAAGGATTGGAAAACGATTAAAACCAGAGGGTTGGAGCAGAAACCACTTGGCAGCGGGAACCTGCCGAGCGTcggctcccagccctccccgccgGGGCCAGCACTCAAAACCGGCTGTTCCCGGGGCTCATGGTGGGGGGGGCCCCCGAGCCTTGGCTCTGGCTGCAGCCCCCGGTTTGGGAGGGGGCTGAGCAGGCTGACACTTGTCACAGGCGCTTTGGGGGTGCCAGGGGTGCCATCAGGAGGTCATGGAGGTTGGGCTGGGCCGTGCGTCCCGCAGGCAGCCCCGCAGCCATCTGGGGGATGAAGTAAGGCTGGACGATGCGCAGGGCAGGGGCTGATTCGAAACCCGTGGTCTGTTTTGGGAACACCTCCTCAGCGCCCGCGGTggggggcagtgctgggggggtgggggagggcaaAGCCTCCCCAGCGCCACCGCCCAGAGTCGGGACAACTCCCCCCTCCGCCGCCCTGACTCATCCCGGCGCTCGCCAACAACAACGGGAGGACCCGGCCGACCTTCCCGCTCCTCCGCGGGGGACAGGCCGCGCTGCCCGCACCACTGCCCACGCTGCTGCCCGCACGCTGGCAGCGCCTGCAAAAGCACTCGGGGCTGCACAGAGGTTTTcattgttgttattttaattttttttttttttttacaaaaagacaCCCTTCTGGTCTGCCTTACAAAAGAGATGTACACAAACCTGTactagaaaaaaacaatttttcccagaagaaatgggaaataaCCGTGTATAAATATTCTCTCCGAGTTCTTAAAGCTTCAATTCCCGGTTTGCCTGCTCGGCACTTCCTTTGGCCCGGGAGTCCCGAGGGTCCCAGCACCTCGGCCAGGCCTTATTGCTCACATCAGCTTCCAGGGAGTTGAGAGTCACGGGCCACACTCCGCTAAAGGACCCTTGTTACCAGCACGTGGATGTCCCTTAGCCGAGTCACCGCCAGCTTGCTTTTAGCAGTAGCTAAAAAAAGCCCACCCAAACCCCaaattaaaaacccaaaccccctcTCTTTTGCTACCCACGTTCTACGTAGAGTCACAGAAATCAAGTCACTGAGTGGTAAAATTAGTGTCTCCTCCCGAAGCGTGGCAGCCTCTCGGAAATTGCACATTacgggtttggggtttttctgcctTAATTCAGTTAACTCCTTGCCGTTCCTCACCCCAGAGGGACACGGCTGGGTGCTGCCGCTGGAGCTCAACCCTCGTCTGCCCGGGGCAGCCCTGTCCCACCGGCTCAGAAATAGGAGGGTTTAAGCCCCGGggtgttgttgttgctggggtAGTGCGACTGCATGAGCGGGACCTCGCACTCGGAGCCACCAGAAAGCATCGCCGCCTCCGGCACCTTGCGGCCGTGGCTGCTCAAGTCCCCGTTTTCCAGGCAGGCTTTCACCCCTTCCAGCTCCAGCGGGCTGGCGTCCACCCCGGTGCCGGCGTGCGCCTTCGCCCGGCGGTAGTACATGCCGGCggtcaccaccaccaccagcagcagcatggCGGCCAGTGCGGGGACGATCATCAGGGTGAGGTTGCTGTCCTTGCTCTGGGTGACGGGGgagtgctgctggtggctcagcgGCAAGGTCTGCGCCTCGGCGCAGTGCTCCTCCTTGGAGACCTTCTCCCCCAGGGGCCCGATGCAGACGCGGTAGGTGCAGTTGGGCTTCAACGCCCGCACCGTGTACTCAGAGAGCGAAGCTGGCAAACGCAGCATCACCGGCCGCTTGTCCGGCCCGGAGAGATTTCGGTAGCTTAGGCGGATGCCCTTCAGCTGCGCTTTGGACTGGACGTAGTTTTGCAAGTCCACTTTGAGGGAGGTGCTGCTGACCTGCGCAATGCTGATCCGCCGCCCGGGCGGCAGGGCCTGCGTGGCCGGGGCCGGCGTCGTCCCCCTCACCTCCGCCTCGCAGTACGCCCCGGCAAAGCCCGGCAGGCACAGGCACTCCAGGTGGTTTTGGGCACCCAGGTGGCAGGTGCCGCCGTTCAGACATGTGCGAGGGGGACAGATGGGCGgcggggggctggtgggggctggggggccgcTGAAGGGCACCGGCgtggagctgccctggggggCCCCGGCCGCCGGGGTGGGAGCTGCAGTGCTgggccgcggcgcggggcggctgctggtggggagcggcgcgggcggcggcagcgTGGTGGTGCGCAGcgtggtggggggggtggtggtggtggtggtggggcagCCGAAGTCGGTGTActgcaggtggtggaggagcTTGCCAGAGTTTTTGGGGGGGAAGTGGCAGCGCGTCTCCTCGGGCCGCCGGAGGACGACGCTGCTGGCGTTCACCCACTGCACCAGCCAGCTCATCTGGCAGATGCAGTTGAAGGGGTTGCCGGCGGCCGTCACGGCCCGCAGCCTGGGGAAAAAGCCGGAGAAATCCCGAGGGATGGTGTTGATGTTGAGGTTGCTGATGTCCAGCTCCTGGAGGTTGTGAAGGTTGTGGAAGTCCTCGGCCGGCAGCTGGGAGATGCGGGCGTTGCCAGCCAGGCTGAGCTTGGTGAGGCTCCCCAGCCGGCGCAGCACCGCCGGGACACGCTCCAGCAGGTTGTCGGAGATGTCCAGCTCGTGGAGGTTGTTCTGGGCCTGGAAGAGCTCCTCGTTTAAGCTCGTCAAGCCCAGCCCCGCGATCTTCAGGGACTCAATGTTGACGGCGTGGAAGGCCCCCGGTGCAATGGTGGGGATCTTGTTCCAGCTGATGTCCAGCAGCAGAAGGTTGGGCAGGTCAAGGGGGGGCACAGCCCAGAGCTGGTTGTTCTGCAGCTTCAGCTCCAGCAGGTTCTCCAGCGTGTCGAAGGCAGCAGCGTGGATGTGCTGGATCCTGTTCCTCTGCAGGTAGAGCCGCTCCAGCAGCCGCAGCCCGTGGAAGGTCTCGTTGGTGATCTCCTGCAGCTGGTTGGAGGACAGGTCCAAGTTGACGAGCTCCGTCAGGGGCTGGAAGATGTTTTTCTGGATGCTGGTGATCTTGTTTTGAGAGAGGTCCAAGAGCTGGAGGGCGGGCAGGCCCGCAAAGCTGTCCTCGCTGAGCATCGTGATGCCGTTCTCAAAGACGTAGAGGGAGAGGGTGTtggggggcagcccccggggcaCAGTCTGGCCCCGTCTGGCCGCACACAGGATGGTCTTGGGGTCTTGGCACTGGCAGCCCGCAGGACatgccccagccagctccccgAGGGCCAAGAGGAGCAGCGTGCAAAGGACCAGCTGGTTCATGGTGTCAGCTCTGTGGAAGAGAGAAGCCCAGGCAAGGTTAGGGGCCAGGCCCTGCCAGGGTGGGGGAccctgggctggcagggccaTGGGGTGTCTCAGACCCCCCACTGCTACCCCTGCACCACTGCTGGGGTGTGAGAGTCGTCTCCCCATGCCCTGCCCAGGACCCTCCGGCCCCAAAGGGTCCACGGAGGGAGCAGGAAGGTCCCCGCCGCACTCCTGCAGCCTGGGACAGAGCCGGTGAGAGCGCAGCCGCACGTGGGCTGCCGGCTCCGTGCACTTCCcctccccagacccccccggATTTAGGGACATAGTACCTTTGCGCACCCCAGGCTCTACCGTGAGATGTGTCCCAACGGCTTGGGCCTGGCCTCTTGGTACTGTCTCCAGGGGGGCACCGGGACCCCCGGTACACGGCAGGGCAAGGGCCCCTATCTCCCCGGCTGCTCTCTGCAGGGTGCAAATCAAACACAGGGGCTGTGGAGCAGAGGCACCTCGCGGGGTGGGAGCCTGGCCGGCCTTCCCCACACGCTAAGCTCGGCTTAACCCTTTGCTTGTGCCGCCGTCCCAGCAGCTGCACCCACGAGGTCTGCTCCTGCCTGGATCACAGCAATCCCCCTTGGGGatgggggcacccaggggtggccCCCACCATGGGGGGGCCTGGGCACAGGCTGCAGGGCCAAAGGAGCCAGGTGCTCCCCTGCCCCGTGGGTCCCCCCTGTGCCCTTCAGAGCCGGCTGCGTCTCCGTAGAGTCCCAGGGGCTTGTAGTCACCCCGAGCTGGCTCCTGTCCCCTGGGGGCCACAAGTTGTCTTGCCGCTCCCCTCCCTGCTGGCACCCAGGGACTCGGCACAGCACCCTGGGTGGCATCCTTGTACGCTGGGGACTGGGACAGCAGGGACGGCGGAGGAGGATGCTCTCAGGGAGAGTGAGGCTGTAACCGCCCTTGCCCCAGCGTGCCCCATGGATGGCCTGGCTGATGTCACAGCTGGCTGTGCCCCACAGCGCTGGCTGCTCTCCCAACCCCATCTTTCAGCCCTTTTAATGACACCCCTAATGAGCACAGGCTGGGCTGGGCACCCACTGTCTCCTGCCATCCCATCTCAGAGGCAtgtgggggtggcagaggggggtCCCCAGGCAGGGTAGAGGCGAACCCCACCAGGCTGCTAGAGGTGGGGGTGCTGCCGGcaccctgccccaccagccccttccaccacctcctcccctgctccgggCTGCTCATAGCTCCAGGCAAACGCCCCCCCCTCCACCCGCGGCTCGCAAGAGGCCCCCGCCCTGTGCGGGGGGCTGCCGGGGTCGCGCAGCAGCACGTGCCGCCTGCCCCGGCCGCCCCTCCGCTGTGGGGGGCCCTGTCCCAGCCACACCGGCAGTGCAGGGACCCCACATCCAGCACCGGGAGGGTCTGCACCCATGCTGTGTCCCCCCAAGCTGTGACCCTGGACAGCAGAGCCCCCCCGTGCGCAGAGGCACCGGCGCTCACCCGCAGCCAGACGGGGTTAACTCGGTGGCCGGCTCTGTCCTCGTCTCTTCTCCGGGTGGGCCCCCCCCAGGGTGGGGTGCACCCGAGGGTGGGGTGCACCCGCGCTGCTGGGCAGGGTCACCACAACCGCCTGAGTCACTTGGCCCGACCAGCCCTGCCCCGCCGTGACCTGTTGCCGTCAGCCCCCCGACGCCAGGGAGGAGCCGTGCCGCATCCAGAGGGTCACTGTCACCGAgttccctccccagcacccccggctcagcccccagccccctcactGATGCTGCTGCCGGGTCCCGCTGCACCCCCACATTATGGCCAAGCCGTCAGCACCCGGCACGAGAACcaagcagagctgaaaaagcaTCATGGAGCCCTCGTGAAGCTCTTTTGGGGGCTAAGGGGGCAGACCCGGCACCCCTCACCGCCGTGCCAGCCCTCGAGGTGGCTCCGGCAGCCCGAGGGTGCCGGCTGGCGGGCAGGGCCCCGGGCACGGGGTGCTGGGCATGCCCGCGGTGCAGCTGCCGTGCCAGGCCACACCGGGTGGGCAGCGCCGGAGCGGGGCCAGGCCTGCGGGAGGCTGGCGAGGCCGGGGCTGGTTTTGCAATGCCAGGGTCGGGTTTCGCTGACGTGTCCCATGCTGCAACCAGCTGCTGACTCCAAGTCTCTCTCGTCCCTTTAATTACGCTGGCATTTCCTCCCCGCCTGCCAGGCTCCCCGCTCCGGGCAGGTTTGGCCTGCCCGGCCACGGCCGCGCATCCCCGCCTGGCCATGAGCGCCGGGCAGGCTGGCACGGTTGCTCCACCCGCACGCCTCCGCCACCTCTCCCTCGGCATCACCCCGCTCCGCCGGCACACGCCAGCATCCCGCCTGCACGCCCTGATGCTATTTCAAGGCTCCGAGGGGTTAACCCAGCCCAGGCTCACCGGGTTGCTCACCTCTCTGAaacggggtgggggtggggggcaggggaacAGCCTCCTCACAAacccggggggggtccccaagggtGGAGAGGGGGCCCTGGTTCTGCTGGAGGTGTTAGGACTGCCCTGCCAGCGGCCTGCTGCTGCCTTGGCTGGGCTCCCCTGCGCCTGCACCGCAGATATTTGCCGAATTATTCATATTTTCCGGCTGCGGGGAGGATCCGGGCTCGGATTCCCCCAGTCCCGGCTCAGCCTTTCCCTGCCAGCCTGCTGGGGTGGGAGtgccgtgtcccccctccctgcctgcagcccgcCGAGCCAGGCCggcctgctgcctgcccagggcaAGGGACACCCCACTTCACACCCGCCACATGTTTTAGGGACGAGACCGATGCTGTCCCCGTGCCAAAATGTGACACCTGTGCAGGAAGGGCCAGAGGAGCCCTCCCGGGGGTCTCTGCCCTTCCCCACCACTTGGGGATGCGGCCTTTCTCCCTGGGGAACCCAGCACGGCCGGGATGTCCCTCCCTGCACCAGCGAGCGAGGTCCCACCACTGAACAAAGCCACCGTTGTTGCCGGCAGGCAGCCAAGTCGGTGGGCTGCCTCCTCGGCCAGCGGGCACCGGTGTAGGCAGGACGGGGGCCCTGCACAAAGCCGGGCCCTGGGCTCTGTCCCCGTCACCGCACGGAGGGACACGGTGCCTTCGCCaggcaggacagaggcgctgcTCCCCTCCCTTACGCCTCCCCCCCTCCAAAACAAGCCGATGTCAGCACGTGCCCCCTCCCGAGACCCAGCCGGGGGGATGAAGGATTAAGCCCTTAATCCTCCTCCCCTTCAACCCACCCTGCGCCGCCACAGCTCCCAcctcctcccaggctcccctcCCTATTTA
This portion of the Strix uralensis isolate ZFMK-TIS-50842 chromosome 16, bStrUra1, whole genome shotgun sequence genome encodes:
- the VASN gene encoding vasorin — translated: MNQLVLCTLLLLALGELAGACPAGCQCQDPKTILCAARRGQTVPRGLPPNTLSLYVFENGITMLSEDSFAGLPALQLLDLSQNKITSIQKNIFQPLTELVNLDLSSNQLQEITNETFHGLRLLERLYLQRNRIQHIHAAAFDTLENLLELKLQNNQLWAVPPLDLPNLLLLDISWNKIPTIAPGAFHAVNIESLKIAGLGLTSLNEELFQAQNNLHELDISDNLLERVPAVLRRLGSLTKLSLAGNARISQLPAEDFHNLHNLQELDISNLNINTIPRDFSGFFPRLRAVTAAGNPFNCICQMSWLVQWVNASSVVLRRPEETRCHFPPKNSGKLLHHLQYTDFGCPTTTTTTPPTTLRTTTLPPPAPLPTSSRPAPRPSTAAPTPAAGAPQGSSTPVPFSGPPAPTSPPPPICPPRTCLNGGTCHLGAQNHLECLCLPGFAGAYCEAEVRGTTPAPATQALPPGRRISIAQVSSTSLKVDLQNYVQSKAQLKGIRLSYRNLSGPDKRPVMLRLPASLSEYTVRALKPNCTYRVCIGPLGEKVSKEEHCAEAQTLPLSHQQHSPVTQSKDSNLTLMIVPALAAMLLLVVVVTAGMYYRRAKAHAGTGVDASPLELEGVKACLENGDLSSHGRKVPEAAMLSGGSECEVPLMQSHYPSNNNTPGLKPSYF